Proteins from a single region of Chryseobacterium sp. W4I1:
- a CDS encoding DUF6443 domain-containing protein: MKKIIIPIGLLLITHSAYAQLTQEENYIQSKTYLDYNGTTPTKISETVQYFDGLGRPKQIVGVKASPLGRDVVNHIEYDGFGRQTKDFLPIPQSSTQNGAIFPTPLGNAPAIYGGEKIYAEKVLENSPLDRIQQQIQVGTAWANKPVTFQYDTNAQYEVYKFTTNTSWVNNATSSALVLEYFPPNQLYKNTVTDEDGNITIEFKNGQGQVILIRKINDGGNIDTYYVYNEYNQLAFVIPPKALQGPITDTVLNDLCYQYRYDGRGRLVEKKLPGKGWEYMVYDKADRLILTQDAVMDPQNKWLLTKYDQFGRVILTGTITGGERADLQDLIKDLVITESRHATGFAKSGMAIYYTNNYFPSDIQSMLSVNYYDTYPNYSFNPSFPTTLIGGEVPLSDNPSTDGRSTKSLPVMSLVKNIENDNWTRNYTYYDKKGRVIGTHSINHLGGYTRSETQLDFAGLSLQNITSHLRKAGETGITVKERFVYDNGNRLKEHYHQVDSNPEILLTKNSYNELSQLVNKEVGNNLQSIDYAYNIRGWMTDVNKDQMTVPNLGGKLFSYKIKYNQKNGLTNPDPILFAGKDVKPKYNGNIAEVDWRAVESLGANPPIDPKRYGYAYDNLNRLTAGYYQNPSNPGSKENTESLDYDVNGNITNLYRTSVIENNNTTATVIDKLAYTYVGNQAIKIKDNSNNKTGYEGTAGYPIEYDANGNMTSMQDKQISEIRYNHLNLPHEMTIDFGTAGKVISNMYSADGTKLEKTAVNSVAGYNTVTTTTEKTDYLDGFQYYKKEIITSGGDPGGEIEMMTARAMEPQAFSLIQPIDPTIDPPIGGGGIILKSSDLQFFSTSEGFYDYQKNQYIYQYKDHLGNVRVSYTRNNTTGGVEITDANDYYPFGMNHLKTGNAYFGAGSYRNYKFQEQELQETGFYSFKWRNYMPDVGRFFNIDPLAEKYTHNSTYAFSENRVIDARELEGLEAEVINKSTRNTPVSNDVSGYPVNTPAKIQLTANVVQGSFTNEQVEQKLSTVENNFKKDGINLTIIQDNSATYKIDMTYPGESVTIVNDNGTTRTGTVLGDAPLGDPITATVKAKDGNTDTITHEIGHTFGSDHIWEPNSGVENTPANINNRMNSYENPTSSMKGLGTEFNKNQIQKMEETVKANSFRLPQNKK; the protein is encoded by the coding sequence ATGAAAAAAATAATCATTCCTATTGGTCTTCTGCTGATCACCCATTCAGCATATGCCCAGCTTACCCAGGAAGAAAACTATATCCAGTCTAAAACCTATTTGGACTACAATGGGACAACACCTACCAAGATCTCAGAAACCGTTCAGTATTTTGATGGCTTAGGAAGACCTAAACAAATTGTAGGTGTAAAAGCATCACCATTAGGAAGAGATGTTGTAAATCATATCGAATATGACGGATTCGGAAGACAAACTAAAGATTTTTTACCTATCCCACAATCTTCAACACAAAATGGAGCTATTTTTCCTACACCACTAGGTAATGCACCAGCTATTTATGGGGGAGAAAAAATCTATGCGGAAAAGGTTTTGGAAAACTCTCCATTGGACAGGATCCAGCAGCAGATTCAAGTTGGAACAGCCTGGGCAAATAAGCCCGTAACCTTTCAGTACGATACCAATGCCCAATATGAAGTCTATAAATTTACAACCAATACCTCCTGGGTAAATAATGCCACATCATCTGCTTTAGTTCTGGAATATTTTCCGCCAAACCAATTATACAAGAATACAGTAACTGATGAAGATGGTAATATCACTATAGAATTCAAAAATGGGCAAGGGCAGGTTATTCTGATAAGAAAGATTAATGATGGAGGGAATATAGATACTTATTATGTCTATAATGAGTATAACCAGCTCGCATTTGTTATTCCTCCCAAAGCATTACAGGGGCCTATTACAGACACAGTATTGAACGACTTATGTTACCAGTACCGCTATGATGGCAGAGGCCGTTTAGTAGAAAAGAAGCTTCCAGGCAAAGGCTGGGAATATATGGTGTATGACAAAGCCGACAGGCTGATCCTTACCCAGGATGCTGTAATGGATCCACAGAATAAATGGCTCTTGACTAAGTATGATCAGTTCGGAAGAGTAATTCTTACGGGAACTATTACAGGAGGTGAAAGAGCAGATTTACAAGATTTAATTAAAGACCTGGTCATTACCGAATCTAGGCATGCAACGGGTTTCGCTAAAAGTGGAATGGCGATTTATTATACCAATAATTACTTCCCTTCAGATATCCAATCTATGTTGAGTGTCAATTATTACGACACTTATCCAAATTACAGCTTCAATCCTTCTTTTCCCACCACACTCATAGGGGGTGAAGTTCCTTTGAGTGATAACCCCTCCACTGATGGAAGAAGCACAAAAAGCCTTCCTGTAATGAGTTTGGTTAAAAACATTGAAAATGACAACTGGACAAGGAATTATACCTATTATGACAAAAAAGGAAGGGTGATTGGTACTCATTCCATTAATCATTTGGGAGGATACACCAGGTCAGAAACCCAATTGGACTTTGCAGGCCTTTCTTTACAAAACATAACCTCACATTTACGAAAAGCAGGTGAAACAGGAATTACGGTAAAAGAACGTTTCGTATATGATAATGGAAACAGGCTGAAGGAGCATTACCATCAGGTAGACAGCAATCCAGAAATACTACTGACTAAAAACAGCTATAATGAACTCTCTCAACTGGTCAATAAGGAGGTAGGAAACAATCTTCAAAGTATTGATTATGCTTACAACATCAGAGGTTGGATGACAGATGTTAATAAAGATCAGATGACTGTTCCCAATTTGGGAGGGAAATTATTTTCATATAAAATCAAGTACAATCAAAAGAATGGTCTCACGAATCCTGATCCTATTTTATTTGCAGGAAAAGACGTAAAACCAAAATACAATGGAAATATTGCAGAAGTAGATTGGAGAGCTGTTGAATCTCTGGGAGCCAACCCACCCATAGATCCCAAAAGGTATGGTTATGCCTATGATAATCTAAACAGATTGACGGCAGGATATTATCAGAACCCGAGTAATCCAGGAAGCAAAGAAAATACAGAATCATTGGATTATGATGTAAATGGGAACATTACCAATCTTTACAGAACTTCTGTCATTGAAAATAATAATACTACTGCTACTGTAATTGACAAACTGGCTTATACCTATGTGGGAAATCAAGCGATAAAGATCAAGGATAACAGTAATAACAAAACGGGCTATGAAGGCACCGCAGGTTATCCTATTGAATATGATGCCAATGGAAATATGACCTCCATGCAGGATAAGCAGATCTCAGAGATTAGATACAACCATTTAAATCTTCCTCATGAAATGACTATAGATTTTGGTACTGCTGGTAAAGTTATAAGTAATATGTATAGTGCAGATGGTACAAAGCTGGAAAAAACCGCTGTAAACAGTGTTGCAGGATATAATACCGTTACGACCACTACAGAAAAGACGGATTATCTGGATGGTTTTCAGTATTACAAAAAAGAAATTATTACCTCAGGTGGAGATCCTGGTGGAGAAATTGAAATGATGACAGCAAGAGCCATGGAACCTCAGGCATTTTCCTTGATACAGCCTATCGACCCAACTATTGATCCTCCAATTGGAGGCGGAGGAATCATTCTTAAAAGCTCTGATTTACAATTTTTCTCAACTTCTGAAGGATTTTATGATTATCAGAAAAATCAATATATTTACCAATATAAAGATCACTTAGGAAATGTAAGGGTAAGTTATACAAGGAATAACACTACTGGAGGTGTTGAAATAACAGATGCCAATGACTACTATCCATTTGGAATGAATCACCTGAAGACAGGGAATGCTTATTTTGGGGCAGGTAGTTATAGAAATTACAAGTTTCAGGAACAAGAGTTGCAAGAGACTGGTTTCTATTCATTTAAGTGGCGAAACTATATGCCGGATGTTGGGAGGTTTTTTAACATAGACCCTTTGGCTGAAAAATATACTCATAATAGTACTTATGCTTTTTCTGAAAATAGAGTTATTGATGCAAGAGAACTTGAAGGATTAGAAGCTGAGGTAATTAATAAATCGACAAGGAATACACCTGTGTCTAATGATGTATCTGGTTATCCTGTAAACACCCCTGCAAAAATTCAATTAACTGCAAATGTTGTACAAGGATCTTTTACCAATGAACAAGTAGAACAAAAACTTTCAACTGTAGAAAATAATTTTAAAAAAGATGGAATTAATCTTACAATTATTCAAGACAATAGTGCTACATATAAAATTGATATGACATATCCAGGAGAATCTGTAACAATAGTAAATGATAATGGTACTACTAGGACAGGAACTGTTCTCGGAGACGCACCCCTTGGAGATCCTATTACTGCAACTGTGAAGGCAAAGGATGGAAATACGGATACAATTACACACGAAATTGGTCATACGTTTGGTTCAGATCACATATGGGAGCCAAACTCAGGGGTTGAAAATACTCCTGCCAATATTAACAATAGGATGAATTCATATGAAAACCCGACTTCTTCAATGAAAGGATTAGGTACAGAATTTAATAAAAATCAGATACAGAAAATGGAAGAAACTGTTAAAGCTAACTCATTTAGATTACCTCAAAATAAAAAATAA
- a CDS encoding RHS repeat domain-containing protein: MVYNSKYHLGNTRLTFTKNSAGVLELVDNNDYYPFGMNHLKTGNAYFGQGTYKNYKYNGKELQETGMYDYGARMYMSDIGRWGVIDPLAEQYRRWSPYNYVMNNPINFIDPDGRGTESTHTDKFGNVVAVYNDGDLGVYRHDGNAKETQQELNQNYSKENTSGGGERMGRTLVWNSFTKFDKKGETQPAGKINFGSFQARDWLNNFSDAISKDTEANGGFVARMNYAVNGGGGDKYDYKTQNGGGLYAGSQIAEGVYVSARDVGNFAAGRAAAITGQDKMDFMLNAGGFNISGNSKLGLIFNNSHWKSEAQKAGFPAYGEHFNSNLFQRLGYENVTTAQGIIKKSKIIWGDKKIKNICLLLPLLLSIIACGHPDFDKFEGTGFSYQISAGKTDIVRLRFTTDEGAPSIQLFDTKGRLKEEATIAPSWPFGMTAMKNDTILMTYVVGERDLNIFLRWFKKEKGKYHPTHIGNYSIRYNYEIQNAFFMDQDSVQVDSLYIDKNTQMMSLFLKQKLIVKKPMCLFTVESSNISLYDPSSSSNIPYTFVDNKNIVEEYLKKVLALYN, encoded by the coding sequence GTGGTTTACAATTCAAAATACCATTTAGGAAATACAAGGTTAACTTTTACCAAAAATAGCGCAGGAGTTCTTGAATTAGTTGATAACAATGATTACTATCCATTTGGAATGAATCATCTGAAAACTGGGAATGCTTATTTTGGGCAGGGAACTTATAAAAACTACAAGTATAATGGAAAAGAATTGCAGGAAACAGGAATGTATGATTATGGAGCGAGGATGTATATGTCGGATATTGGGAGATGGGGTGTTATCGATCCTCTAGCAGAACAATATCGTAGATGGTCACCATATAATTATGTAATGAACAATCCAATTAATTTTATTGATCCTGATGGTCGTGGTACAGAAAGCACGCATACAGATAAATTTGGAAATGTTGTTGCGGTTTATAATGATGGTGATTTAGGTGTTTACCGTCATGATGGTAATGCTAAAGAAACCCAACAGGAGCTTAATCAAAATTATTCTAAAGAAAATACTTCGGGAGGTGGAGAAAGAATGGGAAGAACACTTGTTTGGAACTCATTTACAAAGTTTGATAAAAAGGGAGAAACTCAACCAGCAGGTAAAATAAATTTTGGGTCTTTCCAAGCAAGAGATTGGCTTAATAATTTTAGTGATGCAATCTCTAAAGATACTGAAGCCAATGGAGGGTTTGTAGCAAGGATGAATTATGCTGTTAATGGTGGCGGAGGCGATAAATATGATTATAAGACGCAAAATGGAGGCGGTTTATACGCTGGTTCACAAATAGCAGAAGGAGTATACGTTTCAGCCAGAGATGTTGGAAATTTTGCAGCAGGTAGGGCAGCTGCAATAACAGGACAAGATAAAATGGATTTCATGCTGAATGCAGGAGGGTTTAATATATCGGGGAATAGTAAACTAGGGCTTATATTTAACAATTCACACTGGAAAAGTGAAGCCCAAAAAGCAGGCTTTCCAGCATATGGAGAACATTTTAACTCCAATCTATTTCAGCGTTTAGGTTATGAAAATGTAACGACAGCTCAAGGAATAATTAAAAAAAGCAAAATAATATGGGGAGACAAAAAAATAAAAAATATCTGTCTGCTTTTACCATTATTGCTATCTATTATAGCATGTGGACATCCTGATTTCGATAAATTTGAAGGCACTGGTTTTTCTTATCAAATAAGTGCTGGTAAAACAGATATAGTACGTCTTAGATTTACTACTGATGAAGGAGCTCCTTCAATTCAGCTTTTTGACACAAAGGGAAGGCTTAAAGAAGAAGCTACTATTGCCCCAAGTTGGCCATTTGGGATGACTGCAATGAAAAATGATACCATACTAATGACCTATGTTGTTGGGGAGCGTGATCTTAATATATTTTTACGTTGGTTCAAAAAAGAGAAAGGCAAATACCATCCTACTCATATAGGCAATTATTCGATCCGCTATAACTATGAAATACAAAATGCATTTTTTATGGATCAAGATTCAGTACAGGTAGATTCATTGTATATTGATAAGAACACACAGATGATGTCTTTATTTTTAAAACAGAAATTAATTGTTAAAAAACCGATGTGTTTGTTTACGGTTGAGTCTTCAAATATATCGCTTTACGATCCATCAAGTAGCTCAAATATACCCTATACATTTGTAGACAATAAGAATATTGTTGAGGAGTATCTTAAAAAAGTTCTTGCTTTGTATAATTAA
- a CDS encoding Na+/H+ antiporter yields MLENFEFYLFLVLLITLLIMLAKKIQVAYPVLLVLAGLLISFIPGVPPIKIEPELIFIIFLPPLLYEAAWSTSWKELWRWRRIIFSFAFVVVFFTALSVAVFANYFIPGFSLALGFLLGGIVSPPDAVSAGAILKFVKVPKRLASILEGESLLNDASSLIIFRFAMIAAATGQFVWHEAAGSFVWMCIGGVGIGLLIAYIFLKMHKILPTDSNTDILLTFIAPFSMYLAAEQLHASGVLAVVSGGLFLSYRSHDFLSSASRIRTVTVWESFCFLLNGIVFMLIGLDLPEIVSGLGDTDIYTAIGYGVAVTAVLVIVRIFAGYAAVVTTLIMRNFITVADAQSPGWKTPMIIGWTGMRGVVSLAAALSIPLTLDDGTPFPQRNLVLFITFIVILLTLLVQGLTLPFLLKKFPPIDRDFVRSEKEIDYDIQNSLAQVAVDKIRSDYAHKIESFPALKDQLEKYEKQLSSSEIIINYTEYRNIYIDILETQRIWLINKNREELLLDEEIIRKHLRLLDLQEERLNMKS; encoded by the coding sequence ATGTTAGAAAATTTCGAATTCTATCTTTTTTTGGTTCTGCTCATCACCCTACTTATTATGCTGGCTAAGAAAATTCAGGTTGCCTATCCTGTTTTGCTTGTGTTGGCGGGTCTTTTAATAAGTTTTATTCCAGGCGTACCACCCATAAAAATAGAACCAGAATTAATATTTATCATTTTTCTACCACCCTTATTGTATGAAGCAGCCTGGTCAACCTCATGGAAAGAACTTTGGCGGTGGCGCAGGATAATCTTCAGTTTTGCTTTCGTCGTTGTATTTTTCACCGCATTATCGGTTGCCGTTTTCGCTAATTATTTTATCCCGGGGTTTTCTTTAGCGCTAGGTTTTTTATTGGGTGGAATTGTTTCTCCACCCGATGCGGTAAGTGCCGGAGCGATTCTGAAATTTGTAAAAGTACCCAAAAGACTGGCTTCCATTCTTGAAGGCGAAAGTTTGCTGAATGATGCTTCTTCCTTAATTATTTTCCGGTTTGCGATGATTGCTGCAGCAACCGGACAGTTTGTATGGCACGAAGCAGCCGGAAGTTTTGTATGGATGTGCATTGGTGGCGTAGGAATCGGACTTCTAATCGCGTATATTTTTCTGAAAATGCACAAGATTTTACCTACCGATTCAAACACAGACATTTTACTCACTTTTATTGCGCCCTTTTCGATGTATCTGGCAGCAGAGCAGCTTCATGCTTCCGGAGTTTTGGCAGTGGTAAGTGGCGGCTTATTTCTTTCTTATCGTAGCCACGATTTTTTGAGCAGCGCCTCCAGAATACGTACGGTAACAGTTTGGGAGAGTTTTTGTTTTTTACTCAATGGGATTGTTTTCATGCTCATTGGCTTAGATCTTCCCGAGATTGTTTCCGGTTTAGGTGACACCGATATTTATACAGCAATAGGTTATGGAGTTGCAGTTACTGCAGTTTTAGTGATTGTAAGAATTTTCGCAGGCTATGCAGCGGTGGTTACGACCTTAATTATGAGAAATTTCATCACCGTTGCAGATGCACAATCTCCTGGATGGAAAACGCCCATGATTATTGGCTGGACCGGAATGAGAGGTGTAGTCTCCTTAGCTGCAGCACTTTCTATTCCCCTGACTTTAGACGACGGAACTCCTTTCCCACAAAGAAATCTGGTTCTTTTTATCACATTTATCGTGATTCTTTTAACATTGCTTGTCCAAGGGCTTACGCTTCCTTTTTTATTAAAAAAATTCCCACCCATAGACCGTGATTTTGTGAGAAGCGAAAAGGAAATTGATTATGACATTCAGAACAGTCTTGCTCAAGTGGCAGTTGATAAAATTCGTAGCGATTATGCTCACAAAATAGAAAGCTTTCCTGCATTGAAAGATCAATTAGAGAAATACGAGAAACAATTGAGCAGTTCAGAGATCATTATTAATTACACGGAATACCGGAATATTTATATTGACATTCTCGAAACTCAAAGAATATGGCTTATTAATAAAAACCGCGAAGAACTTTTACTAGATGAAGAGATCATCAGAAAACACCTTCGTTTACTTGATCTTCAGGAGGAAAGACTGAATATGAAAAGTTAA
- the map gene encoding type I methionyl aminopeptidase, which produces MSITNEQELAGMQKASEAVAYTLKEMINYAQAGMTTKDLDEYGAKILSDFGAKSAPHLTYGFPGWTCISVDNEFCHGIPTEKRILKEGDLINIDVSAELNGFWADNGGSFIIGKDINQHQKLVDASKDILQKAINNIKGGVKIADIGFLMETEAKKRGFKVIKNLAGHGIGRSLHEQPDELMNYRNRYDSRRFKKNSVVAIETFISTTSDIAVELNDGWTMVGNKGGYMAQHEHTIVVTDGKPIILTQMNEILN; this is translated from the coding sequence ATGTCAATAACAAATGAACAGGAATTAGCAGGAATGCAAAAAGCAAGTGAAGCTGTTGCGTATACCTTAAAGGAGATGATTAATTATGCTCAGGCCGGCATGACAACAAAAGATCTTGATGAATATGGGGCTAAAATATTATCAGACTTCGGGGCCAAATCTGCGCCTCATCTTACCTATGGTTTTCCGGGGTGGACCTGTATAAGTGTGGATAATGAATTCTGTCACGGTATTCCTACAGAAAAAAGGATTTTAAAAGAAGGCGATCTTATCAATATCGATGTTTCTGCAGAGCTTAATGGATTCTGGGCAGATAACGGAGGTTCCTTTATTATCGGAAAAGATATCAACCAGCATCAGAAATTGGTAGATGCTTCCAAAGATATTTTACAAAAAGCCATCAACAATATAAAAGGAGGCGTTAAAATAGCCGATATCGGATTTCTTATGGAAACCGAAGCTAAAAAAAGAGGCTTTAAAGTCATTAAAAACCTTGCCGGTCACGGGATTGGTAGAAGCCTGCATGAGCAGCCGGATGAATTAATGAATTACAGAAACCGTTATGATTCCAGACGCTTCAAAAAAAATTCTGTAGTGGCCATTGAAACATTCATTTCCACAACATCAGATATTGCAGTGGAATTAAATGATGGCTGGACGATGGTTGGAAACAAAGGCGGTTATATGGCACAACACGAACATACCATTGTAGTAACAGACGGAAAACCAATTATTTTGACTCAGATGAATGAAATTCTGAACTAA